From a single Halorussus limi genomic region:
- a CDS encoding tRNA-binding protein yields MPDLFETTFRVGEVLDAEAFPETNKPEMAKLRIDLGDEEVQSVAQTGYNYDPADLVGRQVLCATNLGSVRIAGEKSEVLTVGVPDEEGHPVLVGPDEDVPLGGELY; encoded by the coding sequence ATGCCAGACCTGTTCGAGACGACGTTCCGCGTCGGCGAAGTCCTCGACGCCGAGGCGTTCCCCGAGACGAACAAACCCGAGATGGCGAAGCTGCGAATCGACCTCGGCGACGAGGAGGTCCAGTCGGTCGCTCAGACCGGGTACAACTACGACCCCGCCGACCTCGTGGGTCGGCAGGTCCTCTGCGCGACGAACCTCGGGTCGGTGCGCATCGCGGGCGAGAAGTCGGAGGTGCTGACCGTCGGGGTCCCGGACGAGGAGGGCCACCCGGTCCTCGTCGGACCCGACGAGGACGTGCCGTTGGGCGGCGAGTTGTACTGA
- a CDS encoding right-handed parallel beta-helix repeat-containing protein has protein sequence MTLRDVRRFGVLVAALAVAAGANVAFAGAAVPGASAFDAPSSTDAAQRTVDSCTTIDEPGTYVLSKKIENGGKTAISKACIEITADGVTFDGNGHLIDGRGVSHTKGIAVVDAKDVTIRNVAVDDWHSGILVTGGSATVRNVKSYSNAYGVRVEDADGATIENSTITDNLVGVSTTGADVNLSGNDISDNDIRIQREN, from the coding sequence GTGACTCTCCGAGACGTTCGCCGGTTCGGCGTCCTCGTCGCCGCGCTCGCCGTCGCCGCGGGCGCGAACGTCGCCTTCGCGGGCGCGGCGGTACCCGGCGCGAGCGCGTTCGACGCACCGAGTTCGACCGACGCGGCACAGCGGACCGTCGATTCCTGCACGACCATCGACGAACCCGGCACCTACGTCCTGTCCAAGAAAATCGAGAACGGCGGGAAGACCGCCATCTCGAAGGCCTGCATCGAGATTACCGCGGACGGCGTGACCTTCGACGGTAACGGACACCTCATCGACGGCCGGGGCGTGAGCCACACCAAGGGCATCGCCGTCGTCGACGCGAAGGACGTGACGATTCGGAACGTCGCGGTGGACGACTGGCACTCGGGTATCCTCGTGACCGGCGGTTCGGCGACGGTTCGGAACGTGAAGTCCTACTCGAACGCCTACGGCGTCCGCGTGGAGGACGCCGACGGGGCCACTATCGAGAACAGCACCATCACGGACAACCTCGTGGGCGTCTCGACCACGGGCGCGGACGTGAATCTCTCGGGCAACGACATCTCGGACAACGACATCAGGATTCAGCGCGAGAACTGA
- a CDS encoding glycoside hydrolase, which yields MNRRRFLRASSVAGIAGIAGCAAPTDSQRQRSSGDQRDAPPSTTPTATETTPEEMAQSNVEPVDVRGALYVPSRAWNTFQMWHGYDESVIERDLGYAEQVNLNAVRTWVSYEQWLEDSRKLEQSIEHFLTTADDRGIEVLFGLFESVGKEPTEKNLHDTDPLTAPPVQSPASDVVQNESKWDKPREFVRWFMDRWKDDDRLLAIEAMNEPGWLADMKNFAGGMFETMAKNRGSVPLTVGSTSLANNADYVDWGADLLQFHYNFPSNEDVYHDLLPNAVQLSEDLDMPVYLTEWQRIANYGWGSNETVEQWQPDYASIAPVIHQHGVGNFFWSLMVKPAYVRYMRKRGIINGLFHEDGAVWNRADAKAIKAMSGDAQIDVEQRREWPQWAAKVKKHAFGSE from the coding sequence ATGAATCGTCGGAGGTTCTTACGAGCCAGTTCGGTAGCGGGAATTGCGGGGATTGCAGGCTGCGCCGCCCCGACGGACTCCCAGCGACAGCGCAGTAGCGGCGACCAGCGCGACGCACCCCCGTCAACGACCCCCACCGCGACCGAGACCACCCCCGAGGAGATGGCCCAGTCCAACGTCGAACCGGTCGACGTTCGCGGTGCCCTCTACGTCCCCTCCCGCGCGTGGAACACGTTCCAGATGTGGCACGGGTACGACGAGAGCGTCATCGAACGCGACCTCGGTTACGCCGAGCAGGTGAACCTCAACGCGGTCCGGACGTGGGTCAGTTACGAGCAGTGGCTGGAGGACTCCCGAAAACTGGAGCAGTCCATCGAACACTTCCTGACCACCGCCGACGACCGCGGCATAGAGGTGCTGTTCGGTCTGTTCGAGAGCGTCGGGAAGGAACCGACCGAGAAGAACCTCCACGACACCGACCCGCTGACCGCGCCGCCGGTCCAGTCGCCGGCCAGCGACGTGGTCCAGAACGAGTCGAAGTGGGACAAACCGCGGGAGTTCGTCCGGTGGTTCATGGACCGCTGGAAGGACGACGACCGCCTGCTGGCCATCGAGGCGATGAACGAACCGGGGTGGCTCGCCGACATGAAGAACTTCGCCGGCGGGATGTTCGAGACGATGGCGAAGAATCGGGGGTCGGTCCCGCTGACGGTCGGGTCGACCAGTCTCGCCAACAACGCCGACTACGTAGACTGGGGCGCGGACCTGCTCCAGTTCCACTACAACTTCCCGAGTAACGAGGACGTTTACCACGACCTTCTCCCGAACGCGGTCCAACTCAGCGAGGACCTCGACATGCCGGTCTACCTGACCGAGTGGCAGCGCATCGCCAACTACGGGTGGGGCAGCAACGAGACGGTCGAACAGTGGCAACCCGACTACGCCTCCATCGCGCCGGTCATCCACCAGCACGGCGTCGGCAACTTCTTCTGGTCGCTGATGGTGAAACCCGCCTACGTCCGGTACATGCGCAAGCGCGGCATCATCAACGGCCTGTTCCACGAGGACGGCGCGGTCTGGAACAGGGCCGACGCGAAGGCCATCAAGGCGATGTCGGGCGACGCGCAGATAGACGTAGAGCAGCGGCGCGAGTGGCCCCAGTGGGCGGCGAAGGTCAAGAAACACGCCTTCGGGAGCGAGTAG
- a CDS encoding DEAD/DEAH box helicase, with translation MTDADDETDELDSGTEGAAARRESDDASDTGTDETSTDDISDTDTDDTSTDDAEPVDGDDSADADDSTDTNDPVDVEDFHDAVEQYGRPVVTAEEVARALDRSQAETDGALAGLAEGEGVERLDVSNDPVVWYPTDWGKLADRERVVVFPKRRELVVDQPTQFTRAQLSQFAHLVDTTRDGGYMYEIRQEDVWAAPFDDFESLLGTVRDVLPERSPHLEEWIEGQWKRARQFVLRTDEEDGYVVLEAASEDLMGNVARQKLDAGQLRAPLSDTESWVAEESVAEVKRVLYEAGYPVRDERDLETGEELDVQLKLRLRDYQQEWVDQFVATKSGVLVGPPGSGKTVAGMGAIEAVGGETLILVPGRELASQWHDELLAHTTLSPDQIGEYHGGAKDVRPVTIATYQTAGMDRHRQLFDQREWGLIVYDEVHHVPSKVFRRSADLQSKHRLGLSATPVREDDKEEEIFTLIGPPIGTDWDALFEAGYVQEPEVQIRYVPWDDETYRHEYGSAEGHEKRQLAASNPAKLDEIRHLRAEYPHAKTLIFVEYLDQGDRLAEALNVPFISGEMRHARREHLLQEFKSGERDTLVVSRVGDEGIDLPDAELAIVASGLGGSRRQGAQRAGRTMRPTGNSRMFVLATRGTTEEDFARRRMQHLSAKGVRVTEQSAQAVEDRRP, from the coding sequence GTGACCGACGCAGACGACGAGACCGACGAACTCGATTCGGGAACCGAGGGCGCTGCCGCGCGACGGGAGTCCGACGACGCCAGCGACACCGGTACCGACGAAACCAGTACCGACGATATCAGCGACACCGATACTGACGACACCAGCACCGACGACGCCGAACCGGTGGACGGGGACGACTCGGCAGACGCAGACGACTCGACGGATACGAACGACCCGGTGGACGTGGAGGACTTCCACGACGCCGTCGAGCAGTACGGCCGGCCGGTCGTCACCGCCGAGGAGGTGGCCCGCGCGCTCGACCGTTCGCAGGCCGAGACTGACGGCGCGCTGGCGGGTCTCGCGGAGGGCGAGGGCGTCGAGCGGCTCGACGTGTCGAACGACCCCGTGGTCTGGTATCCGACCGACTGGGGGAAACTCGCCGACCGCGAGCGCGTGGTCGTCTTTCCGAAGCGCCGCGAACTGGTCGTGGACCAACCGACCCAGTTCACGCGGGCGCAACTCTCGCAGTTCGCTCACCTCGTGGACACCACGCGCGACGGCGGCTACATGTACGAGATTCGCCAAGAGGACGTGTGGGCCGCGCCGTTCGACGACTTCGAGAGTCTGCTCGGCACCGTCCGGGACGTGCTCCCCGAGCGGTCGCCCCACCTCGAAGAGTGGATAGAGGGCCAGTGGAAGCGCGCTCGCCAGTTCGTCCTCCGGACCGACGAGGAGGACGGCTACGTCGTCCTCGAAGCCGCGAGCGAGGACCTGATGGGCAACGTCGCGCGCCAGAAACTCGACGCGGGCCAGTTGCGCGCGCCCCTCTCGGACACCGAGAGTTGGGTCGCCGAGGAGTCGGTCGCCGAGGTCAAGCGCGTCCTCTACGAGGCCGGGTATCCGGTCCGCGACGAACGCGACCTCGAAACCGGCGAGGAACTCGACGTCCAACTCAAACTCCGCCTCCGCGACTACCAGCAGGAGTGGGTCGACCAGTTCGTGGCGACCAAGTCGGGCGTCCTCGTCGGTCCGCCGGGGAGCGGCAAGACCGTGGCCGGGATGGGCGCGATAGAGGCGGTCGGCGGCGAGACCCTGATTCTGGTGCCGGGCCGGGAACTCGCCAGTCAGTGGCACGACGAACTGCTCGCGCACACGACGCTCTCGCCCGACCAAATCGGCGAGTACCACGGCGGCGCGAAGGACGTGCGCCCCGTCACGATTGCGACCTACCAGACCGCCGGGATGGACCGCCACCGTCAGCTATTCGACCAGCGCGAGTGGGGCCTCATCGTCTACGACGAGGTCCACCACGTGCCGTCGAAGGTGTTCCGCCGGTCGGCGGACCTCCAGAGCAAGCACCGCCTCGGCCTCTCGGCCACGCCGGTCCGCGAGGACGACAAGGAGGAGGAGATATTCACGCTCATCGGCCCGCCCATCGGCACCGACTGGGACGCGCTGTTCGAGGCCGGCTACGTCCAAGAACCCGAGGTACAGATTCGCTACGTGCCGTGGGACGACGAGACCTACCGCCACGAGTACGGGAGCGCGGAGGGACACGAGAAGCGCCAACTCGCCGCGAGCAACCCCGCGAAACTCGACGAGATTCGCCACCTGCGCGCCGAGTACCCCCACGCCAAGACCCTGATATTCGTGGAGTACCTCGACCAAGGCGACCGACTGGCCGAGGCGCTCAACGTCCCGTTCATCTCGGGCGAGATGCGCCACGCCCGGCGCGAGCATCTGCTTCAGGAGTTCAAGTCGGGCGAGCGCGACACCTTGGTCGTCTCGCGGGTCGGCGACGAGGGCATCGACCTGCCCGACGCCGAACTCGCCATCGTGGCCTCCGGACTCGGCGGTTCCCGGCGGCAGGGCGCACAGCGCGCGGGCCGGACGATGCGACCGACCGGCAACTCCCGCATGTTCGTCCTCGCCACGCGGGGGACGACCGAGGAGGACTTCGCGCGCCGTCGCATGCAACACCTCTCGGCGAAGGGCGTCCGCGTGACCGAACAGAGCGCGCAAGCGGTCGAGGACCGGCGGCCGTAA
- a CDS encoding right-handed parallel beta-helix repeat-containing protein: protein MSRALVVGIALLLASTPAAPSVADAAQSEPATIDSCETIDEPGRYALAADLRNVSAGQCISIRASDVTLLGRGHLVDGRGAFGSAGVSVGAWDRPVSNVTVRNLTVAEWDDAVRLTAADRGRLADVTATRSRVGVRLYGASRNRLADVRATDNAVHGVSLLDDSDGNRASDVTAARNALFGVHLGADSSRNRVENVTARANEYGVTVVGADDNRIVGGRAVGNRIAGVWLSAADGNSVADLRLDNRFYGAFLADGAANNSLLGNRAIGNPVGFRLRNSDGNRLRDNTARRNRDGFLLIESDRNAVVGNRIVGNRRGVSLLASDDNRVEGNDFRRNRRTFVVARGSENNSVPE from the coding sequence GTGTCTCGTGCGCTCGTCGTCGGAATCGCGCTCTTACTCGCTTCGACTCCGGCCGCGCCGAGCGTCGCCGACGCCGCCCAGTCCGAACCCGCCACTATCGACTCCTGTGAGACCATCGACGAACCGGGCCGGTACGCGCTCGCGGCGGACCTCCGGAACGTCTCGGCCGGCCAGTGCATCTCGATTCGGGCGAGCGACGTGACTCTCCTCGGTCGGGGTCACCTCGTGGACGGCCGCGGTGCGTTCGGCTCTGCCGGAGTTTCGGTCGGCGCGTGGGACCGCCCCGTCTCGAACGTCACGGTCCGAAATCTCACGGTCGCCGAGTGGGACGACGCCGTACGCCTGACCGCGGCCGACCGGGGTCGCCTCGCGGACGTGACCGCGACCCGTAGCCGCGTCGGGGTGCGACTCTACGGCGCGAGCCGAAATCGCCTCGCCGACGTGCGCGCGACCGACAACGCGGTCCACGGCGTCTCGCTACTCGACGACAGCGACGGGAACCGAGCGAGCGACGTCACCGCCGCCAGAAACGCGCTGTTCGGCGTCCACCTCGGCGCGGACTCGTCGAGGAACCGCGTCGAGAACGTCACGGCGCGTGCCAACGAGTACGGCGTCACCGTGGTCGGTGCGGACGACAACCGCATCGTCGGTGGCCGCGCTGTGGGCAACCGCATCGCTGGGGTCTGGCTCTCGGCCGCCGACGGCAATTCGGTCGCGGACCTCCGACTCGACAACCGGTTCTACGGCGCGTTCTTGGCCGACGGCGCGGCGAACAACTCGCTTCTGGGAAATCGCGCTATCGGGAACCCAGTCGGGTTCCGCCTCCGGAACAGCGACGGGAACCGATTGCGGGACAACACCGCCCGACGTAACCGCGACGGATTTCTACTCATCGAGAGCGACCGGAACGCCGTCGTCGGGAATCGCATCGTGGGCAACCGCCGGGGCGTCTCGCTGCTGGCCTCGGACGACAATCGCGTCGAGGGGAACGACTTCCGGCGCAACCGGCGGACCTTCGTGGTCGCGCGAGGGAGCGAGAACAACAGTGTTCCGGAGTGA